In a single window of the Campylobacter hyointestinalis subsp. lawsonii genome:
- a CDS encoding ABC transporter permease produces MRYFYQILVLVLLLILWHFSSSALIPSPAKTLEAYEQIIANNSLQIGIIDSLYRYILGLIFGVIFGVFVGFIFGFNPKFASAFDPLFNLLRPISPIAWVPIVLIIFGIGDLPTIFIIAYSVFFPMVLLSTKAIREVPSELIIVAKNFGASRWQILKSVIFPSSFLSLISSLRLAAALAWINLVVGEMLGAQTGLGYIIIDSRNQLRIDILIATIITIGVIGMIINALFGYIEKVVSRKYGYDRN; encoded by the coding sequence ATGAGATATTTTTATCAAATTTTAGTTTTGGTTTTGCTACTCATTTTATGGCATTTCTCTAGCTCTGCTTTGATACCATCACCAGCTAAAACCTTAGAAGCTTATGAGCAAATCATAGCTAATAATAGCCTTCAAATAGGCATTATAGACTCACTATATCGATATATTTTGGGGTTAATATTTGGTGTGATTTTTGGTGTTTTTGTTGGCTTTATATTTGGGTTTAATCCCAAATTTGCTAGCGCCTTTGATCCGCTATTTAACCTTTTACGCCCTATTTCGCCTATAGCGTGGGTTCCTATTGTTTTAATAATATTTGGTATTGGCGATTTGCCAACTATATTTATCATAGCTTATTCTGTATTTTTTCCTATGGTTTTGCTCTCTACAAAAGCTATTAGAGAGGTCCCAAGTGAGCTAATCATCGTAGCAAAAAACTTTGGCGCATCAAGGTGGCAAATCTTAAAAAGCGTGATATTTCCATCTAGCTTTTTATCTTTGATATCTAGCCTTAGACTAGCTGCAGCCCTAGCTTGGATAAATTTAGTTGTTGGCGAGATGCTAGGGGCTCAAACTGGGCTTGGATATATCATCATAGATAGCAGAAATCAGCTTAGAATCGATATCCTAATAGCCACTATCATAACTATCGGTGTGATAGGTATGATTATCAACGCTCTATTTGGCTATATAGAAAAAGTAGTATCAAGGAAGTATGGCTATGATAGAAATTAG
- a CDS encoding OsmC family protein codes for MANCAINSCTRLDPIDKAGLDALIKAGKENPDVIKTLKCRTVAEGKFRHANYIRNLPAYIVDEPPTLLGEDTAPNPSEAVLAALGSCIAVGIHANAIAQNIVITKLELELEGDLNITAVWGTGDLSEKPLGFTDVRVKVDLQSNADKATNDALIAHALKYSPVANTLLRNVNLEVK; via the coding sequence ATGGCAAATTGTGCTATAAATTCTTGCACTAGACTAGATCCAATTGATAAAGCTGGTCTAGATGCTCTAATCAAAGCTGGAAAAGAAAATCCAGATGTTATCAAGACACTTAAGTGTCGCACAGTCGCAGAGGGAAAATTCCGCCATGCAAACTACATAAGAAATCTACCTGCATACATAGTAGATGAGCCACCAACACTTCTTGGAGAAGATACAGCTCCAAATCCTAGCGAAGCTGTTTTAGCTGCTCTTGGAAGTTGTATAGCAGTAGGAATCCACGCAAACGCAATCGCTCAAAATATAGTTATAACAAAGCTTGAGCTTGAGCTTGAGGGAGACCTGAATATAACTGCAGTTTGGGGAACTGGTGATCTAAGCGAAAAACCACTTGGATTTACAGATGTAAGGGTAAAAGTTGATCTACAAAGCAATGCAGACAAAGCTACAAATGATGCTCTTATCGCTCACGCGCTTAAGTATTCACCTGTTGCAAATACTCTGCTTAGAAATGTAAATTTAGAAGTTAAATAA
- a CDS encoding ABC transporter substrate-binding protein produces MNRRYALGFLAGFLALSATKSVANSKFKKGIKIGYLPICDHLIIIAKDIFSSDEFDIVPIKFANWADLSEALRAKAVDGAFLLAPLGLMLRGSGTDIKAIMAAHKNGSSLVVNNSIKTINELEGKNIAIPSRFSSHYYILHKLLSKHNIKVNLVDMAPTEMPFALLTNRIDGYIVAEPFGQLGVQRGARNLILSKDITPNHICCLLNYSSELANSPVAAQLTNAFKMAANFIEKNHKEASIIGSKILAQDANIINKIVEDKIVSYDDLSVKKDDLIALKEFLISQNLANDGLKNLDIDSYLVEQK; encoded by the coding sequence ATGAATAGAAGATATGCGCTTGGATTTTTAGCTGGTTTTTTAGCTCTTAGTGCGACTAAGAGTGTGGCAAATTCTAAATTTAAAAAAGGTATTAAGATAGGATATCTGCCGATTTGCGATCATTTGATTATAATCGCTAAAGATATCTTTAGTAGTGATGAGTTTGATATTGTTCCTATTAAATTTGCTAATTGGGCGGATTTGAGCGAGGCTCTAAGGGCTAAAGCAGTTGATGGAGCGTTTTTATTAGCTCCGCTTGGGCTTATGCTAAGAGGTAGTGGCACAGATATCAAAGCCATTATGGCCGCACACAAAAACGGCTCATCTTTGGTGGTAAATAACAGCATTAAAACAATCAATGAATTAGAAGGCAAAAATATAGCAATTCCATCTAGATTTTCTAGCCACTACTATATCTTACACAAGCTTTTAAGCAAGCATAATATAAAAGTAAATTTAGTAGATATGGCACCTACTGAGATGCCTTTTGCCTTGCTAACAAATAGAATTGATGGATATATCGTTGCTGAGCCTTTTGGTCAGCTTGGCGTCCAAAGGGGAGCTAGAAATTTGATATTAAGCAAAGATATCACGCCTAATCACATCTGCTGCTTACTAAACTATTCTAGCGAGCTAGCCAACTCACCAGTTGCGGCTCAACTTACAAATGCCTTTAAAATGGCAGCTAATTTCATAGAGAAAAATCACAAAGAAGCCTCTATAATAGGCTCCAAAATCCTAGCTCAAGATGCTAATATCATCAACAAAATTGTAGAAGATAAGATAGTATCATATGATGATTTAAGCGTCAAAAAAGATGATTTAATAGCATTAAAAGAGTTTTTGATATCTCAAAATTTAGCAAATGATGGGCTAAAAAATTTAGATATCGATAGCTATTTGGTGGAGCAAAAATGA
- a CDS encoding ABC transporter ATP-binding protein: MIEISNLKKSFKDICVLHDINLRVENGEFCVLLGASGSGKSTILKILSSLESFDSGSIKFDNSEFKNKIPNSKERQIITQHYSLMPWLNAEDNIKFALKCSGIKDKNKLENISKKYLSLVGLDSISKKYPHSLSGGQCQRVAIARALALDPQVLFLDEPFSALDPVVRANLQTELKGLTKNKQVIFVTHDIDEALFLGYKIVVLHNGKIIKEIKNPKFQPNSAKYFEIKAEIFRLISGENDNIEYVI, encoded by the coding sequence ATGATAGAAATTAGTAATTTAAAAAAATCTTTTAAGGATATTTGTGTTTTACACGATATAAATTTGCGTGTTGAAAATGGTGAGTTTTGCGTTCTTTTAGGGGCTAGTGGAAGTGGCAAAAGCACGATTTTAAAGATATTAAGCTCACTTGAGAGTTTTGATAGCGGTAGCATTAAATTTGATAATTCTGAGTTCAAAAATAAAATCCCAAACTCTAAAGAGCGTCAAATCATAACACAACATTACTCACTAATGCCGTGGCTAAACGCAGAAGACAATATCAAATTTGCTTTAAAATGCTCTGGAATAAAAGATAAAAATAAGCTTGAAAATATATCAAAAAAATATCTTAGCTTAGTCGGACTTGATAGCATATCTAAAAAATACCCCCACTCACTAAGTGGCGGTCAATGCCAAAGAGTGGCGATAGCTAGGGCTTTAGCTCTTGATCCGCAAGTGCTATTTTTAGATGAGCCTTTTAGTGCTTTAGACCCAGTTGTTAGAGCAAATTTACAAACTGAGCTTAAAGGACTAACTAAAAATAAGCAAGTTATATTTGTCACTCACGATATAGATGAAGCGCTGTTTTTAGGATATAAAATAGTAGTTTTACATAATGGAAAGATAATAAAAGAGATCAAAAATCCTAAATTTCAGCCAAACTCCGCAAAATACTTCGAGATAAAAGCAGAAATCTTTAGACTCATAAGCGGTGAAAACGATAATATAGAATACGTGATATAA
- a CDS encoding acyl-CoA dehydrogenase family protein translates to MALQKLAELAHSIDKDGIYPKELLKQIAQNGDFAVLKTRSDIYKAIENIAKISNICGTSGFCMWCQFAIIYYLINSDNQELKNELLPKLYSGEILGGTALSNPMKAFAGIEKNHLKAHKTDGGYIINGNLPWVSNITEDSVFGAIALDEDDKPVMGVIRVCKNATLKSNIKYATLEGSATKSVAIKDYFLASSDILATNIYEYLIKITPGFILLQTGIAAGIIQAALDEIEKSNKTHADINSYLNINLDELKSEFNSLLNEIKLISENIENIEPIRVLKARLNGSLLTQKVTSAAVLFCGTKGYFEKSHVARLQREGNFVLIVTPSIKHLLKEIAQVEAGRGCIKSWREKL, encoded by the coding sequence ATGGCACTACAAAAATTAGCAGAATTAGCACACTCTATAGATAAAGATGGAATTTACCCAAAAGAGTTATTAAAACAGATAGCTCAAAATGGTGATTTCGCTGTTTTAAAAACTAGAAGCGATATATACAAAGCTATAGAAAATATAGCGAAAATTTCAAATATTTGTGGAACTAGTGGATTTTGCATGTGGTGCCAATTTGCGATTATCTACTACTTGATAAATAGCGATAATCAAGAGCTAAAAAACGAGCTATTACCAAAACTATATAGTGGTGAAATTCTAGGCGGAACGGCTCTGTCTAATCCTATGAAGGCCTTTGCTGGGATTGAGAAAAATCATCTCAAAGCACACAAAACTGATGGCGGATATATCATAAATGGCAATCTACCATGGGTATCAAATATCACTGAAGATAGCGTATTTGGCGCTATAGCCTTAGATGAAGATGATAAGCCTGTAATGGGCGTAATAAGAGTTTGCAAAAATGCTACTTTAAAATCAAATATCAAATACGCCACACTTGAGGGCTCAGCTACAAAAAGCGTGGCTATAAAAGATTATTTTTTAGCTAGTAGCGATATTTTAGCCACAAATATCTATGAGTATCTAATCAAAATAACTCCTGGATTTATACTCTTACAAACAGGCATAGCAGCTGGCATCATACAAGCAGCCTTAGATGAGATAGAAAAATCAAACAAAACTCACGCTGATATAAACTCATATCTAAATATAAATTTAGATGAGTTAAAAAGCGAATTTAACAGTCTTTTAAATGAGATTAAGCTTATATCAGAAAATATCGAAAACATAGAGCCAATTAGGGTTTTAAAAGCTAGGTTAAATGGCTCACTGCTAACTCAAAAGGTCACGAGTGCTGCGGTGTTGTTTTGTGGTACTAAGGGATATTTTGAGAAGTCTCATGTAGCAAGACTCCAAAGAGAGGGCAATTTCGTCCTTATAGTAACTCCTAGCATAAAGCACCTTTTAAAAGAGATAGCTCAAGTAGAAGCTGGGCGTGGCTGCATAAAATCATGGCGAGAAAAATTATAA
- the murC gene encoding UDP-N-acetylmuramate--L-alanine ligase, giving the protein MKKVHFIGIGGIGISAIARFLKEKDFIISGSDIKESNTTKELRQSGMKITVPHCISAIEDPDFVVYSAAIKSDNVELIEARKKGIKCLSRKEALPFILEGKRVFAVAGAHGKSTTSAMLCTLLDGSVIIGAISKQFGSNMKYEQSENVIFEADESDSSFLNSNPYLAVVTNAEPEHMEHYDFDLDKFHAAYKGFLERAKVRVINADDEFLNSLKMDCIKLYKSDITDLKMVLRNYEPYTSFNLKGLGKFEAFGMGEHIAIDASLAILAANSEVGLETIRVNLKKFKGIKKRFDILVANEKFALIDDYGHHPTEIKATLKSAKEYAKLLGLEKITAIFQPHRYTRLKANLDGFKECFKDVDELVVLPVYSAGEEPNDIVLKDEFENAVFADFVKRDGETIEFFDSFGVKHKLSSGLVIGFGAGDITYQLRGA; this is encoded by the coding sequence ATGAAAAAAGTTCATTTTATAGGTATCGGAGGTATAGGAATATCTGCGATTGCTAGATTTTTGAAAGAGAAAGATTTTATCATAAGCGGTTCTGATATTAAAGAGAGTAATACGACTAAAGAGTTAAGACAGAGTGGTATGAAGATCACTGTTCCACACTGCATTAGTGCTATAGAAGATCCAGATTTCGTAGTTTATAGTGCGGCCATAAAGAGCGACAATGTAGAGCTCATAGAAGCTAGAAAAAAAGGTATAAAGTGTCTATCTAGAAAAGAGGCACTTCCTTTTATCCTTGAGGGTAAAAGAGTATTTGCAGTGGCTGGTGCTCATGGTAAGAGCACTACTTCTGCCATGCTTTGCACACTTTTAGATGGAAGCGTGATAATAGGTGCGATAAGCAAACAGTTTGGCTCAAATATGAAATACGAACAGAGTGAAAACGTGATATTTGAAGCCGATGAGAGCGACAGCAGTTTTCTAAACTCAAACCCATATCTTGCAGTAGTGACTAACGCTGAGCCTGAACATATGGAGCATTATGATTTTGATCTTGATAAATTTCATGCTGCTTATAAGGGATTTTTAGAAAGAGCTAAGGTTAGAGTTATAAATGCTGATGATGAGTTTTTAAATTCACTTAAAATGGACTGCATAAAACTATATAAAAGCGACATAACCGACCTTAAAATGGTGCTTAGAAACTATGAGCCATATACGAGTTTCAACCTAAAAGGGCTTGGCAAATTCGAAGCCTTTGGTATGGGCGAGCATATAGCGATCGATGCTAGTCTTGCTATTTTAGCAGCAAACTCAGAAGTTGGGCTTGAAACGATTAGAGTAAATTTGAAGAAATTTAAAGGCATAAAAAAGAGATTTGACATTTTGGTGGCAAATGAAAAATTTGCTCTCATAGACGACTATGGACATCACCCAACAGAGATAAAAGCTACGTTAAAAAGTGCAAAAGAGTATGCGAAACTCTTGGGGCTAGAAAAGATAACTGCTATATTTCAACCACATCGCTATACTCGTTTAAAAGCAAATTTAGATGGCTTTAAAGAATGTTTTAAAGATGTAGATGAGCTCGTCGTCTTGCCTGTTTATAGTGCTGGAGAAGAGCCAAATGATATAGTTTTAAAAGATGAATTTGAAAATGCGGTTTTTGCAGATTTTGTAAAAAGAGATGGCGAAACTATCGAATTTTTTGATAGTTTTGGTGTAAAACACAAGCTTAGTAGCGGTCTAGTCATAGGCTTTGGGGCTGGAGATATTACTTATCAATTAAGAGGAGCTTGA